Proteins from one Vibrio pomeroyi genomic window:
- a CDS encoding TRAP transporter large permease subunit, with the protein MTLAIFLSVLIVSILLGLPVAFALLLSSMALMLHMDFFSADILAQSLINGVDSFTLLAIPFFLIAGEVMASGGLSQRIVRLATTYVGHRQGGLGYVAIMTSVLLAGLSGSAVADAAALVSILYPMMKAAKYPEAPSMGLLASGGIIAPVIPPSIPLILVGVAGGISIKNLFLGGIVPGLLMGMTLMFVWRWTVRKENLATSEKATKAEKRAALKDGVWALMLPVIIIVGIRFGIFTPTEAAVVAAAYAIFISTFVYKELTIKKFYHIVLNAGRSTAMVMFLVGCAMVAAWLITVAQLPQQLAEMLGPLVDSPRLLMAVIMLLVLCVGMVMDLSPTILILVPLLMPVIKMAGIDPTYFGLLFVINCSIGLITPPVGTVLNVVCGVARVPMSTAVKGVLPFIAAYMALLTLFVIFPSIITVPMSFVIG; encoded by the coding sequence ATGACGTTAGCCATTTTCTTATCGGTATTGATTGTCTCAATCTTACTTGGTCTTCCTGTCGCATTTGCACTGTTGTTATCTTCAATGGCGTTGATGCTTCATATGGACTTCTTTAGTGCAGACATTCTTGCGCAGTCTTTAATTAATGGTGTCGACAGCTTCACTCTGCTTGCCATCCCATTCTTCCTTATTGCAGGTGAAGTAATGGCATCGGGAGGTTTGTCACAGCGTATTGTTCGACTAGCGACTACGTATGTCGGTCACCGCCAAGGTGGTTTGGGTTACGTAGCCATCATGACTTCGGTATTACTTGCAGGCCTTTCAGGCTCAGCGGTAGCAGATGCCGCAGCCTTGGTAAGTATTCTTTACCCAATGATGAAAGCAGCCAAATACCCAGAAGCACCTTCAATGGGTCTATTGGCATCCGGCGGTATCATCGCACCTGTTATTCCACCTTCAATCCCTCTGATTTTGGTTGGTGTTGCTGGCGGTATCTCAATTAAAAACCTATTCCTAGGCGGCATTGTTCCAGGCCTGTTGATGGGTATGACATTGATGTTTGTTTGGCGTTGGACGGTTCGTAAAGAAAATCTAGCGACATCAGAAAAAGCGACAAAAGCAGAAAAGCGCGCAGCACTGAAAGATGGTGTTTGGGCTTTGATGCTGCCAGTCATCATTATTGTTGGTATTCGCTTTGGTATTTTCACGCCAACAGAAGCGGCAGTCGTTGCAGCGGCATACGCAATCTTTATCTCTACGTTTGTGTACAAAGAACTCACCATTAAGAAGTTCTATCACATCGTACTGAACGCAGGTCGTTCGACCGCAATGGTAATGTTCTTAGTAGGTTGTGCAATGGTTGCAGCTTGGCTAATTACTGTTGCTCAACTTCCTCAACAACTCGCAGAAATGTTAGGTCCACTAGTGGATAGCCCTCGTCTACTCATGGCAGTGATTATGTTGCTTGTGCTGTGTGTTGGCATGGTTATGGACTTAAGCCCAACAATTCTGATTCTTGTACCTCTATTAATGCCTGTCATCAAGATGGCTGGGATTGACCCAACGTACTTCGGACTGTTGTTCGTTATTAACTGTTCAATTGGTCTGATTACGCCTCCTGTAGGCACCGTACTGAACGTAGTGTGTGGTGTAGCTAGAGTTCCTATGTCTACGGCTGTGAAAGGTGTATTGCCATTCATCGCTGCGTACATGGCTCTGCTCACACTGTTTGTCATCTTCCCAAGCATTATCACTGTGCCAATGTCGTTTGTCATTGGTTAA
- a CDS encoding L-ribulose-5-phosphate 4-epimerase, producing the protein MSQEPNTYQELKERVFAANLQLPKYGLVTFTWGNVSEIDRERGVIAIKPSGVEYDVMTADDIVVLDLEGNRIEGKLNPSSDTATHVELYKAFPNIGGIVHTHSRNATIWAQAGRDIPALGTTHADYFYGDVPCTRLLTKSEIESEYEKNTGLVIIEEFNQRDIDPQAMPGVIIAGHAPFTWGKDGSDAVHNAVVMEEIAAMATATRSISPEVAIQPELLDKHYNRKHGKNSYYGQK; encoded by the coding sequence ATGTCTCAAGAACCAAACACGTATCAAGAATTAAAAGAGCGAGTGTTCGCAGCAAACTTACAGCTTCCTAAATATGGCTTAGTTACTTTCACATGGGGCAATGTCTCTGAGATCGACCGCGAACGCGGCGTTATTGCCATCAAACCATCTGGTGTGGAATACGATGTAATGACGGCAGACGACATTGTGGTGCTGGATTTAGAAGGCAACCGTATTGAAGGCAAGTTAAACCCTTCAAGTGACACAGCAACCCACGTTGAGCTTTACAAAGCCTTCCCAAACATTGGCGGCATTGTTCATACGCACTCTCGCAACGCCACTATTTGGGCACAAGCAGGCCGAGATATTCCAGCGTTGGGAACAACACACGCCGATTACTTCTACGGCGATGTCCCTTGTACTCGATTACTCACTAAATCTGAAATTGAGTCTGAGTACGAGAAAAATACAGGCTTGGTGATCATTGAAGAATTCAACCAACGTGATATCGACCCACAAGCAATGCCAGGCGTGATCATCGCAGGCCATGCGCCATTCACATGGGGCAAAGATGGTTCAGACGCAGTGCACAACGCGGTAGTAATGGAAGAGATTGCAGCTATGGCAACAGCCACTCGCTCAATCAGCCCAGAAGTCGCTATTCAACCAGAACTGCTCGATAAGCACTACAACCGTAAACACGGTAAGAACTCATACTACGGACAGAAGTAA
- a CDS encoding YhcH/YjgK/YiaL family protein, whose product MLVGNTQPSKFTRSYPIAVQNVLEHINSLDTDALAIGRHTLPGFDADQAWFVVLEYKKEPLACFKPEVHKHYSDLQIVLKGSEIMAWSKDTGDHKLAEPYNEQRDLQFYEFEGVELNFIHAKPQQFYLFTPDTVHITNIENDDSSIIRKLVVKIHNDLLEAK is encoded by the coding sequence ATGCTAGTCGGAAATACTCAACCTTCTAAATTTACCCGAAGCTACCCAATCGCTGTTCAAAATGTGCTTGAGCATATCAACAGCCTAGATACAGATGCTCTAGCTATTGGACGCCACACCTTACCTGGTTTTGATGCAGACCAAGCTTGGTTCGTTGTACTGGAATATAAAAAAGAGCCACTCGCATGCTTTAAACCAGAAGTACACAAGCACTACTCAGATCTGCAAATTGTACTTAAAGGTTCAGAGATCATGGCTTGGTCTAAAGACACTGGTGACCACAAGCTCGCAGAACCTTACAACGAACAGAGAGATCTGCAGTTTTATGAGTTCGAAGGTGTTGAACTGAACTTTATTCATGCCAAACCGCAGCAGTTCTATCTCTTCACACCCGATACCGTTCATATCACCAACATTGAAAATGACGACAGCTCGATTATTAGAAAGTTGGTAGTAAAAATTCACAATGACTTACTGGAAGCCAAATAA
- a CDS encoding DctP family TRAP transporter solute-binding subunit, translating into MKTLLKLTLLASTIALSSNALATTTLKLAHAAPESDLQQDLSLFFKKEVEARSNGEIKVNVYPQGQLGSDKQMIDGSRAGIVDLAMVGLNNYNGLMPESAAFTLPFMFPDRQTAYKVLDGEPGKEVLANFEKFGLKGLGFPENGYRNMTNNEKPIRLPSDVKGLQMRVNGSKALNDMFNELGANPQQLPVSELYTALETGVVDSQDHPISVTLSFKFDEVQKYLSLTQHAYSPLVLTMNLRKFDKLTEEEQKIIEEVSAEAVAMQRELSIQKEDKMIAQLEANGMQVNRDVDGAAFQQAIQPVWSAYIEKNGDVMINKIKLATK; encoded by the coding sequence ATGAAAACCCTACTAAAACTTACGTTACTTGCTTCAACGATTGCATTGAGCTCAAACGCGCTTGCAACAACTACTCTAAAACTGGCGCACGCTGCACCAGAGTCAGATTTGCAACAAGACCTATCTTTGTTCTTTAAGAAAGAAGTAGAAGCTCGTTCAAACGGCGAAATCAAAGTAAACGTATACCCACAAGGTCAACTTGGCAGTGATAAGCAGATGATCGACGGTTCACGCGCTGGCATCGTTGATTTAGCGATGGTTGGCCTAAACAACTACAACGGTCTAATGCCTGAATCAGCAGCATTCACCCTGCCATTCATGTTTCCAGATCGTCAAACAGCATACAAAGTACTAGACGGCGAGCCGGGTAAAGAAGTGCTAGCGAACTTCGAGAAATTCGGTCTTAAAGGTCTTGGTTTCCCAGAAAACGGTTACCGCAACATGACCAATAACGAGAAACCGATTCGTCTACCTTCAGATGTCAAAGGCCTACAGATGCGTGTTAACGGCTCAAAAGCACTAAATGACATGTTCAATGAGCTAGGAGCGAACCCTCAGCAACTTCCAGTATCTGAACTTTATACTGCACTTGAAACAGGCGTTGTTGACTCTCAAGACCACCCAATTTCTGTAACGCTGTCTTTCAAGTTTGATGAAGTACAAAAGTACCTAAGCCTTACACAGCACGCTTACTCACCACTGGTTCTTACTATGAACCTACGTAAGTTCGACAAGCTAACTGAAGAAGAGCAAAAAATCATCGAAGAGGTTTCCGCTGAAGCCGTGGCAATGCAGCGTGAGCTAAGCATCCAGAAAGAAGACAAGATGATTGCTCAACTAGAAGCAAACGGTATGCAAGTAAACCGTGATGTTGATGGTGCGGCTTTCCAACAGGCGATTCAGCCTGTATGGAGCGCTTACATCGAGAAAAATGGCGATGTCATGATCAACAAGATCAAGCTAGCTACTAAGTAA
- a CDS encoding Cof-type HAD-IIB family hydrolase — translation MDQLFTHQSSKYKLLALDLDGTALNSEHTISQELVETIRQIAQHTHVVIVTGRHHVAAKPYYDQLGLSTPIICCNGTYIFDYQNDTVIQENAIDKAIAAEFITLSQAHNLKMVMYVRDAMLYSRARPIEYMEALLTWSQTFPESQRPNIQKVDDFQQEAQSSDYVWKFVVEGEVNTFAEIPFVKENFNGERSWIDRVDFAATGNSKGNALTRYIEPLGINLDECIAVGDNHNDISMLKAVGLGIAMHNADDTVKNTADLVTDKNNDDKTGLAELLSRLFK, via the coding sequence ATGGATCAGCTGTTTACGCATCAGTCGTCTAAGTACAAGCTATTGGCACTCGATCTCGATGGTACCGCTCTTAATTCAGAGCACACGATTAGCCAAGAGTTAGTCGAGACGATCAGACAGATCGCTCAGCACACTCATGTCGTTATCGTTACCGGACGCCACCATGTTGCGGCGAAACCTTATTACGACCAGCTTGGCTTATCGACCCCAATAATTTGTTGCAACGGCACGTACATCTTTGATTACCAGAACGATACGGTCATTCAAGAAAACGCCATAGACAAGGCCATCGCAGCCGAATTTATTACGCTTTCTCAAGCACATAACTTGAAGATGGTGATGTACGTTCGTGATGCCATGCTCTATTCAAGAGCTCGTCCAATTGAATACATGGAAGCGCTGTTGACGTGGTCTCAAACCTTTCCGGAAAGCCAACGCCCCAATATTCAAAAGGTCGACGATTTCCAGCAAGAAGCTCAAAGCTCTGACTATGTGTGGAAATTTGTTGTGGAAGGCGAAGTAAACACGTTTGCCGAGATTCCTTTCGTAAAAGAGAACTTCAATGGCGAACGGTCTTGGATTGACCGGGTCGATTTCGCCGCAACGGGAAACAGCAAAGGTAATGCGTTGACTCGTTACATCGAACCTCTAGGTATCAATCTAGACGAGTGCATCGCCGTAGGAGACAACCATAACGATATCTCAATGCTTAAGGCCGTTGGTCTCGGCATAGCCATGCACAATGCCGACGACACCGTTAAAAACACCGCAGACCTTGTCACAGACAAAAATAACGATGACAAGACAGGGCTCGCAGAGCTTTTAAGCCGCTTATTTAAATAG
- a CDS encoding TRAP transporter small permease encodes MQSVFKSIWKSIDVIMAVILTCMIVLVFTNVVLRYGFSSGLRPSVELSRLGLVWIVMLGAAVVLRRGEHLAVSEFSERLFPKAVPVLRRICWVIVLISVGMLYVGSYRQMMSNWSDISQLTGLPSALFYLAGVVSGVLMGVIAFVRIFKPDWQLDSLEEEKE; translated from the coding sequence ATGCAAAGTGTATTTAAGAGTATTTGGAAAAGTATCGATGTCATCATGGCGGTCATTCTGACTTGTATGATTGTACTGGTATTTACAAACGTAGTTTTACGCTACGGCTTTTCTTCTGGTCTTCGTCCCTCTGTAGAACTATCTCGCCTTGGTCTTGTATGGATTGTCATGCTCGGTGCAGCCGTTGTGCTGCGCCGAGGTGAACACCTCGCGGTTTCGGAATTTTCTGAACGACTATTCCCTAAAGCAGTACCCGTACTAAGACGTATTTGTTGGGTAATTGTATTGATATCAGTCGGCATGCTGTACGTCGGTTCATACCGTCAAATGATGTCTAACTGGTCAGATATTTCTCAACTAACAGGGCTTCCTTCAGCGTTATTTTACTTAGCTGGCGTGGTGTCAGGCGTGTTAATGGGTGTGATTGCCTTTGTGCGAATCTTCAAACCAGACTGGCAGCTAGATAGCTTAGAAGAGGAGAAAGAATAA
- a CDS encoding 3-keto-L-gulonate-6-phosphate decarboxylase UlaD, with the protein MSKPLLQMALDATDIDTALASIEHVADKLDVIEIGTILAFAHGVDSIRILREKYPSHIIVCDMKITDASAILTRLAMEAGANWVTVSAAAHIETIRSAKKVTDEFGGEVQIELYGHWTLDDARAWVDMGIKQAIYHRSRDAELAGVSWTEEDLIKMQKLSDIGIELSITGGIVPDDLHLFKNLSAKSFIAGRALAGSNGRDIAENFHTEIGKHW; encoded by the coding sequence ATGTCTAAGCCCTTATTACAAATGGCACTTGATGCCACTGATATCGACACTGCATTAGCCTCAATAGAGCATGTTGCAGATAAGTTAGATGTGATTGAAATCGGGACGATTTTAGCCTTCGCCCACGGCGTAGATAGCATAAGAATCCTACGAGAAAAATACCCAAGCCACATCATTGTGTGTGATATGAAAATCACCGATGCCAGCGCTATTTTAACGCGTCTAGCAATGGAAGCGGGTGCCAACTGGGTAACCGTAAGTGCAGCGGCTCATATCGAAACAATACGCTCAGCCAAAAAAGTGACGGACGAATTTGGTGGCGAAGTACAAATTGAGCTCTATGGACACTGGACTCTAGACGACGCAAGAGCATGGGTCGACATGGGTATTAAACAAGCAATTTATCACCGCTCACGTGATGCCGAGCTCGCAGGTGTGAGCTGGACCGAAGAAGATTTGATAAAAATGCAGAAATTATCGGATATTGGAATTGAACTATCCATAACTGGTGGTATTGTGCCAGACGATCTGCATTTGTTTAAGAATCTGTCTGCAAAGTCATTTATTGCTGGTCGTGCATTAGCCGGTAGCAATGGCCGTGACATCGCAGAAAACTTCCATACTGAAATAGGTAAACACTGGTAG
- a CDS encoding IclR family transcriptional regulator produces MSEQIKSLSKALTVLEFLGNYPNGVSLQKVSEGTGFNKSSVHRILATFEASGYVAQMCSGKEYRLTMKLVQLGHAAINSDVTGTVKPYLSELLDDVNETVNFLSFDADNIIFKDKFEPVNSAFRTRTYIGLHSPMYCSAAGKCYLAFSSESVRETYWQRNVSTMKPLTENTILDKSQFFDVLDKIKARGYALDDEENEAGISCVAVPIFDKNKSPVYAVSVSSLTPKMKALGYEEIASRIQDITTRIEQQLF; encoded by the coding sequence ATGAGTGAGCAAATTAAATCGTTGTCTAAAGCACTGACCGTATTGGAATTCCTTGGGAACTACCCGAATGGCGTTTCTCTACAAAAAGTGTCTGAAGGGACAGGCTTCAACAAGTCTTCTGTCCACCGTATTTTAGCGACGTTTGAAGCCTCTGGTTATGTTGCTCAAATGTGTTCAGGTAAAGAATATCGCTTAACAATGAAGTTGGTTCAGCTAGGACATGCTGCTATCAACTCTGATGTCACTGGCACGGTTAAGCCATACTTATCTGAACTGCTCGACGATGTGAATGAAACGGTTAACTTTCTCTCTTTTGATGCTGACAACATCATTTTTAAAGACAAGTTCGAACCTGTTAACTCTGCCTTTAGAACTCGAACCTACATAGGGCTGCATTCACCAATGTACTGCTCTGCTGCAGGTAAATGTTACCTCGCATTCAGCTCAGAGAGCGTTCGAGAAACCTACTGGCAACGCAATGTCAGCACTATGAAACCGTTAACTGAGAATACGATTCTCGATAAGTCTCAGTTTTTTGATGTTCTCGATAAAATCAAAGCGCGCGGTTATGCGCTCGATGATGAAGAGAACGAAGCGGGTATCTCTTGTGTTGCTGTCCCTATTTTTGACAAGAACAAATCTCCTGTATACGCGGTAAGTGTCTCGTCGCTTACGCCCAAAATGAAAGCACTCGGCTACGAAGAAATTGCTAGCAGAATTCAAGACATTACAACGCGTATAGAACAACAACTCTTTTAA
- a CDS encoding carbohydrate kinase, translating into MNYYIGIDSGGTFMKAALFNAKGEQQGLARVSASVINEKQGWVERDLDALWGNAVDVITQLLDTTKVDPLDIKGLSISAQGKGVYLLDKKGQNLGHGIMSSDSRSLPIVKEWLKQGKAQEIYPTTLQTLWTGHPVSIIRWIKDHDAERYNNIGAVMMSHDYLRYRLTGEVAAELTNISESNFFNSITGEYDKALLKTFGIEEIWDALPPVVKPQQQAGKITAAVSKETGLALGTPVFGGLFDVVSTAICSGINSSEDTLNYVMGTWAVTSGISKQVTQEAHNFVYGHYAVDGEYIIHEASPTSAGNYEWFADYLGDNGQLDHQQNQALVEALDTASSSLYFVPFLYGSNQGLGLKSGFYGLQSHHTKGHLIQAIWEGILFCHNIHLERMRQRFPKANVLKVTGGPASSPVWMQMLADLTGMTVEISDVDETGSLGAAMMAMVGAGEFTSLEECTQAITNSASRVEPNPEHYDLYQTKYKHYQRLVQLFKQFEDEMNV; encoded by the coding sequence ATGAATTACTACATTGGAATTGATTCTGGCGGCACTTTTATGAAAGCCGCGTTGTTTAACGCAAAAGGTGAGCAACAAGGCCTTGCTCGCGTATCGGCGAGCGTCATTAACGAGAAGCAAGGCTGGGTAGAACGCGATCTTGATGCTTTATGGGGGAACGCGGTCGACGTCATTACACAGCTTCTAGATACCACAAAAGTCGATCCATTAGACATCAAAGGCTTAAGCATTTCAGCCCAAGGCAAAGGCGTTTACCTACTTGATAAAAAGGGACAAAACCTTGGTCATGGCATTATGTCTTCAGACTCGCGTTCGCTGCCCATTGTTAAAGAGTGGCTAAAACAAGGTAAAGCACAAGAGATCTACCCAACCACACTGCAAACACTTTGGACAGGTCACCCGGTTTCTATCATTCGCTGGATCAAAGACCACGATGCAGAGCGCTATAACAACATTGGCGCAGTGATGATGTCTCACGACTATCTTCGCTATCGTTTAACGGGCGAAGTGGCCGCGGAACTGACCAATATTTCAGAAAGTAACTTTTTCAACTCGATCACTGGTGAGTATGACAAAGCCCTTCTAAAAACATTTGGTATCGAAGAAATTTGGGATGCGCTCCCTCCGGTAGTGAAACCTCAGCAACAAGCAGGGAAAATCACAGCAGCAGTATCAAAAGAGACAGGCCTTGCACTTGGAACACCTGTGTTTGGCGGGTTGTTTGATGTGGTATCAACCGCGATCTGTTCTGGAATCAACTCTTCTGAAGACACTCTGAATTACGTAATGGGCACTTGGGCGGTCACGTCTGGCATCTCAAAGCAAGTGACTCAAGAAGCGCACAACTTTGTCTATGGCCACTATGCGGTCGATGGTGAATACATCATTCATGAAGCGAGCCCTACCTCTGCGGGCAATTACGAATGGTTCGCCGATTACCTTGGTGACAATGGTCAACTCGACCACCAGCAAAACCAAGCATTAGTTGAAGCATTAGACACGGCATCAAGCAGCCTCTATTTCGTGCCATTTCTTTACGGTTCTAACCAAGGTCTCGGCTTGAAGTCAGGCTTCTACGGGCTGCAATCGCACCATACAAAAGGTCACCTGATTCAAGCGATTTGGGAAGGTATTTTGTTCTGTCACAACATACATCTTGAACGTATGCGCCAGCGTTTTCCGAAAGCAAACGTATTGAAAGTGACCGGCGGCCCTGCGTCTAGTCCTGTATGGATGCAAATGCTGGCTGACCTAACCGGTATGACGGTTGAAATATCAGACGTTGATGAAACTGGCTCATTAGGCGCAGCCATGATGGCGATGGTGGGAGCAGGCGAATTCACATCACTAGAAGAATGCACGCAAGCCATTACCAATTCTGCATCACGTGTCGAACCAAACCCTGAACACTATGACCTATACCAAACAAAATATAAGCACTATCAAAGACTGGTGCAGTTGTTCAAACAATTTGAGGATGAAATGAATGTCTAA